The following are from one region of the Knoellia sp. p5-6-4 genome:
- a CDS encoding primosomal protein N', whose amino-acid sequence MGDIRGQETTGQLELIRSGLPRKPRRTTATEATAAHLPVASVQVDTGLAHLDRPFEYSVPESLAETAQPGVRVKVRFAGQDLDGFVLERRAEAEHGGRLAPLRRVVSPEPVLVPPVLAVARATAERYAGTLGDVLRLAIPPRHAAAEKALPVEPSERGGLPDAPEPSAWERYPAGRHFLAHLEGGGDPAASWLALPSTAPAADWPAALAEAARAALAGGRGSVIVVPDHRDVSRVDAALTAALGPGRHVRLTADQGPQARYTAWLKVLRGHVQVVVGTRSAAFAPVRELGLAAWWDDGDDLHEEPRAPYPHVREVLAARARIERAALLSAGFARTTTVQSWVESGAVKPLEAPAPEVRRAAPQVRVAGEGAELERDPAAASAHLPSVAWRTAKEALARGPVLVQVPRRGYLPSMSCQTCRAPARCPQCHGPIALPAPGAAPACRWCGRGAAGLACVRCGGHALRSSVVGARRTAEELGRAFPGVPVHTSGSGEVLHRVAATPSLVIATPGAEPVAEGGYAAVLLLDAWASLDRPVLTAGEEAVRRWLGAAALGRGSGQGGVAVLCGAPTHTALPAVEALVRWAPAWFAERELGERRELRLPPTVSMASLVAPRRVLEEAVESLRALGLPAEAEVLGPLPAGDEAQRDLLRVPLESGAGLAAALAALRGIRSAHKEAVTVAVRVDPPDIGS is encoded by the coding sequence GTGGGTGACATCCGTGGGCAGGAGACGACGGGCCAGCTCGAGCTGATCCGCTCCGGCCTGCCCCGCAAGCCCCGTCGCACGACCGCGACCGAGGCGACCGCAGCACACCTGCCGGTCGCCTCGGTGCAGGTCGACACCGGGTTGGCGCACCTCGACCGCCCCTTCGAGTACTCCGTGCCGGAGTCGCTCGCCGAGACGGCCCAGCCGGGGGTGCGGGTCAAGGTGCGGTTCGCGGGCCAGGACCTCGACGGCTTCGTCCTCGAACGCAGGGCGGAGGCCGAGCACGGGGGCCGCCTCGCGCCGCTGCGCAGGGTGGTCTCGCCCGAGCCCGTCCTCGTCCCGCCCGTGCTGGCCGTCGCGCGCGCCACCGCGGAGCGGTATGCCGGGACGCTGGGTGACGTGCTGCGGCTCGCCATTCCGCCGCGCCATGCCGCAGCAGAGAAGGCCCTGCCCGTCGAGCCGTCCGAGCGGGGCGGGTTGCCAGACGCGCCCGAGCCGTCGGCGTGGGAGAGGTACCCCGCCGGACGGCACTTCCTCGCCCACCTCGAGGGCGGGGGAGACCCGGCGGCCTCGTGGCTGGCCCTGCCGTCGACCGCGCCCGCAGCCGACTGGCCGGCCGCCCTGGCCGAGGCAGCCCGGGCAGCACTGGCCGGCGGGCGGGGGTCGGTCATCGTGGTCCCGGACCACCGCGACGTGTCCCGTGTCGACGCAGCCCTCACCGCTGCCCTCGGACCCGGCCGGCACGTCCGGTTGACGGCCGACCAGGGGCCGCAGGCGCGGTACACCGCTTGGCTCAAGGTGCTCCGTGGCCACGTCCAGGTGGTGGTCGGCACCCGTTCGGCAGCCTTCGCGCCGGTGCGTGAGCTCGGCCTGGCCGCCTGGTGGGACGACGGGGACGACCTGCACGAGGAGCCTCGGGCACCCTACCCGCACGTGCGCGAGGTGCTGGCGGCCCGCGCCAGGATCGAACGGGCGGCCCTGCTGTCGGCAGGGTTCGCGCGCACCACGACCGTGCAGTCCTGGGTGGAGAGCGGCGCGGTCAAGCCGCTCGAGGCCCCGGCACCCGAGGTCCGCCGGGCCGCGCCGCAGGTGCGCGTCGCCGGTGAGGGCGCCGAGCTCGAGCGGGATCCGGCGGCCGCCAGCGCGCACCTGCCCTCAGTGGCGTGGCGCACGGCGAAGGAGGCGCTGGCCCGCGGCCCCGTGCTGGTGCAGGTCCCGCGCCGGGGCTACCTGCCGTCGATGTCCTGCCAGACCTGTCGTGCCCCTGCCCGCTGCCCCCAGTGCCATGGGCCCATTGCGCTGCCCGCGCCCGGGGCCGCGCCGGCCTGCCGCTGGTGCGGCCGGGGGGCGGCGGGGTTGGCGTGCGTCCGGTGCGGAGGGCACGCGCTGAGGTCCTCGGTCGTGGGGGCCCGGCGCACGGCGGAGGAGCTCGGCCGCGCCTTCCCGGGCGTGCCCGTGCACACCTCGGGCTCGGGGGAGGTGCTGCACCGGGTCGCGGCGACACCGAGCCTGGTGATCGCCACCCCGGGAGCGGAGCCGGTGGCCGAGGGCGGGTACGCCGCCGTCCTGCTGCTCGACGCCTGGGCCTCGCTCGACCGCCCGGTGCTCACGGCGGGAGAGGAGGCGGTCCGCCGCTGGCTGGGTGCCGCCGCGCTGGGGCGCGGCTCCGGCCAGGGTGGTGTCGCCGTGCTGTGCGGCGCGCCCACCCACACGGCGCTGCCCGCGGTCGAGGCGCTCGTGCGGTGGGCCCCGGCGTGGTTCGCCGAGCGCGAGCTGGGCGAGCGGCGCGAGCTGCGGCTGCCGCCCACCGTGAGCATGGCCTCCCTCGTCGCCCCGCGTCGGGTGCTCGAGGAGGCTGTGGAGTCGCTGCGGGCGCTGGGGCTGCCGGCCGAGGCCGAGGTGCTCGGGCCGCTGCCGGCGGGGGACGAGGCGCAGCGTGACCTGCTGCGCGTGCCGCTGGAGTCGGGAGCCGGGCTGGCCGCTGCCCTGGCCGCGCTGCGGGGCATCCGCAGCGCCCACAAGGAGGCCGTCACCGTGGCCGTGCGGGTCGACCCGCCGGACATCGGCTCCTGA